Below is a window of Chloroflexota bacterium DNA.
GCCGGGGCCTGCGGCTGCTGGCAGGCGGCCAGCAGCGCGGTCATCGCCGTCGTGCCGCCGAGCAGGCCAGCCCGCCGCAGGAAGCTGCGTCGCGAGACGGCGCTGGTCAGCATGTGGACAGATCCGCTGCGATTTGAAGCGTTGTCCTTGTTCACCTGAGGCCTCCAGAGCTGGCGAGGTGTCAACGGAGGATCGATGGGGGCCATTCTACCCCGTTTGGGCCGTCTCCTTCCTGGTACTCGGTGTGCCAGGAACGGCGTCCCAGAACGCAGACGAGGGCGACGGGTTGCGTCCGTCGCCCTCGCCGTGGGTCTGGTGTACGACAGGCGCCCGCCCGTCGTCAAGCGCTGAACTACTGGTCTGCTGGCGATGGGCCCTACGAGGGCCTGCCCTGGCGGCCCGCGCCAGGGTTGATCGTCTCTTTCTCTACCGTGACGACGTCGAGCCGACCAACAGCAGATCGGAGCGCGACCTGCGCCCGTCGGTCATGCACCGCAAGGCGGGTGGGATCACCAAGAAGGCCGCCGCGCACTCGTTCCGTCGCACCTTCGCCGCTCGCAGGGTCCGTGCAGGGATCCCGCTCCCTGACCCAATGGACTGGATGGGCCACAAGACGCTCTCGACGACCCAGGGGTACATCAACCCGAATGCGGTCAACAAGCGGAAGCTGATGGAGGCGACCAGTCTATGACGCCGCGTGAGCCTGACCATCGACCACAGCGGCGGGCGGTCGATCCGAAGACCGGGCGGCTCTACCGGATCGTGCGCGCACTCAAGGCTCCACCACGGGCTGTCCGGAAGGCGCAGCTGGACAATGTTGCGCTCGTCCCAGCCTCACTCCTGCCCTATGAGGCTCAGTACCAGCAGCTCGCGAATACACAGCCACCAGGGACGATGCTCATGGTCTTACCCATTGGAAACAGTGGTCAACGCCACACCATGCACTTGATCGCTGCTCACCTCAAGGCGACTGGTCACCGAGTCCAGCTGCTGACCGCAGCGCAGATCGCCACCCCACCCGCGTCATGCGTGATTACTCAACCTCGGGCGCCTGGGCCAACT
It encodes the following:
- a CDS encoding tyrosine-type recombinase/integrase gives rise to the protein MRPSPSPWVWCTTGARPSSSAELLVCWRWALRGPALAARARVDRLFLYRDDVEPTNSRSERDLRPSVMHRKAGGITKKAAAHSFRRTFAARRVRAGIPLPDPMDWMGHKTLSTTQGYINPNAVNKRKLMEATSL